In Vagococcus hydrophili, one DNA window encodes the following:
- a CDS encoding sulfatase, producing MTKRAVMIMFDTLTRDFLPNFGNDWIHAPNFKRLQSKMITFNQFYGGSMPCMPARRELQTGRYNFLHRSWGPLESFDNSVFERLQEQGIYTHLVTDHSHYFEDGGATYHNRYSTWEGFRGQEGDRWIPRTMAMENKNTHPMNKQGISVTQHYANRTRQLEEEEYSSVQTIDAGLEFLENHSDKKDWFLQIECFDPHEPFYVPETYREIYANIEADKVPYWPKYQHNEDISEEDQLNMRKEYAALISMCDHHLGRLLDYFDAHNMWDDTLIIVNTDHGFLLGEHDWYGKNIAPMYQEVIHIPFFMHVPSFKNKQGQTVEGIGQTIDIASTLLDYFEIEDEFDRDGKSLINLIEDELNHETIIFGTNGGHVCLYDGEYIYMRASADSSNGPITQQTLAVTMMRGFFPDKMLEELKVIPGNRFTNGYPVLEIDAMTYIDSYSIGHLLFDMKNDPHQNEPLQNEEVENAMIQKLIKKMKEIDAPESEFTRLGLKG from the coding sequence CTGTATGCCTGCTAGGCGTGAACTTCAAACAGGACGCTATAATTTCTTACACCGTAGTTGGGGACCTTTAGAAAGTTTTGATAACTCAGTCTTTGAAAGACTTCAAGAACAAGGAATCTATACTCATCTTGTGACAGATCATTCTCATTATTTTGAAGATGGTGGGGCTACTTACCACAATCGCTATTCCACATGGGAAGGGTTTAGAGGACAAGAGGGAGATCGTTGGATACCTAGAACAATGGCAATGGAAAATAAAAATACTCATCCCATGAATAAGCAAGGAATCTCTGTAACCCAGCATTATGCTAACCGAACGAGACAACTTGAAGAAGAAGAGTATTCCAGTGTGCAAACTATTGATGCAGGTCTTGAATTTTTAGAAAATCATTCAGACAAAAAAGATTGGTTCTTACAAATTGAGTGTTTTGATCCCCATGAACCCTTTTATGTGCCAGAAACATACCGTGAAATTTATGCTAATATAGAAGCAGACAAAGTGCCTTATTGGCCAAAATATCAGCACAACGAGGATATATCAGAGGAAGATCAATTGAATATGCGTAAGGAATATGCGGCACTTATTTCTATGTGCGATCATCATTTAGGACGCTTACTTGATTACTTTGACGCTCATAATATGTGGGATGATACCTTGATTATTGTTAATACTGATCATGGCTTTTTACTTGGAGAGCATGATTGGTACGGGAAAAATATTGCGCCTATGTATCAAGAAGTCATCCATATTCCTTTCTTTATGCATGTACCAAGTTTCAAAAATAAACAAGGTCAAACTGTTGAAGGAATTGGTCAAACGATTGATATCGCCTCAACCTTGCTTGATTATTTTGAGATTGAAGATGAATTTGACAGAGATGGTAAGTCTTTAATTAATTTAATTGAAGATGAGTTGAATCATGAAACAATTATCTTTGGAACAAACGGAGGACATGTTTGTCTTTATGACGGAGAGTATATTTATATGCGTGCCTCAGCGGATAGTTCAAATGGACCAATCACGCAACAAACACTTGCTGTTACGATGATGCGTGGCTTTTTCCCAGATAAGATGTTAGAAGAATTAAAAGTAATTCCAGGAAACAGATTTACAAATGGCTACCCAGTTCTTGAAATTGATGCTATGACATATATTGATTCTTATTCAATTGGTCATTTGTTATTTGATATGAAGAATGATCCACATCAAAATGAACCTTTGCAAAATGAAGAAGTCGAGAATGCCATGATTCAAAAACTAATCAAAAAAATGAAAGAAATTGATGCCCCTGAAAGTGAGTTTACTCGTTTGGGCTTGAAAGGATAA
- a CDS encoding radical SAM/SPASM domain-containing protein, protein MKRVSVLIKPASSLCNIKCRYCFYNDISSLREVESFGKMTKETTKRMIEQIYVDLEDGDYLSLAFQGGEPTLAGLSYYQYLIECINSQTKQVEVSYAIQTNGMVINERWCRLFKDNNFLVGLSMDGPAIFHNQGRVDWKQKGTFERVRKTKSLFDYHEISYNVLTVLTNEIAKEPETIFSFIMEEEIKYIQFIPCMDSLTENHQHSFGLSPDLFASFYQKILILWLEELKKNHYISIKLLDDLFHLLVNRQVTACGISGQCSVQYVIEGDGSVYPCDFYVTDDYKLGNIKEHTLRELFSQPLQQNFLYKKREVTNQCLQCPYQNICGGGCKRMKDVMYVDQEDTFCGFKELLDDYTKELVTINQYAGRLTE, encoded by the coding sequence ATGAAACGTGTCTCTGTTTTAATTAAACCCGCCTCATCTCTATGTAACATCAAATGTCGTTATTGTTTTTATAATGACATCAGCTCACTTAGAGAAGTGGAATCTTTTGGAAAAATGACAAAAGAAACAACAAAAAGAATGATTGAACAGATATACGTTGATTTAGAAGACGGAGATTATCTGTCTTTAGCTTTTCAAGGAGGAGAACCTACTTTAGCTGGATTGTCCTATTATCAGTACTTAATAGAGTGCATTAATAGTCAGACTAAGCAAGTTGAAGTTTCCTATGCGATTCAAACAAATGGCATGGTTATTAACGAACGTTGGTGTCGTTTATTTAAAGATAATAATTTTTTAGTTGGTCTATCCATGGATGGACCAGCTATTTTCCATAATCAAGGCAGAGTTGATTGGAAGCAAAAGGGAACTTTCGAGAGAGTTAGAAAAACGAAATCTTTATTTGATTACCATGAAATATCTTATAATGTCTTAACTGTTTTAACCAATGAGATAGCCAAAGAACCAGAGACTATTTTTTCATTTATCATGGAAGAAGAAATAAAATACATTCAGTTTATTCCGTGTATGGATTCATTAACTGAAAATCATCAACATTCATTTGGCTTATCACCAGATTTATTTGCTTCGTTCTATCAAAAAATACTTATTTTATGGTTAGAAGAATTGAAAAAGAACCACTACATCAGTATTAAACTATTAGATGATTTATTTCATTTATTAGTTAACAGGCAAGTAACGGCTTGTGGAATTAGTGGGCAGTGTTCGGTTCAGTATGTGATTGAGGGAGACGGTAGTGTGTACCCTTGTGATTTTTATGTGACGGATGATTATAAGTTAGGTAATATTAAGGAACACACACTAAGAGAGCTTTTCAGTCAGCCTCTGCAACAGAACTTTTTATATAAAAAACGAGAAGTCACAAATCAATGTTTACAGTGTCCTTACCAAAATATTTGCGGAGGCGGTTGTAAGCGAATGAAAGATGTTATGTATGTTGATCAAGAAGATACTTTTTGTGGCTTTAAAGAGTTACTTGATGATTACACCAAAGAGTTAGTAACGATTAATCAATATGCGGGGAGGTTAACTGAGTGA
- a CDS encoding sulfite exporter TauE/SafE family protein translates to MIGILYFIIIVCANTIGAISGMGGGVLIKPIFDLINVHSVAAVSFYSSVAVLTMSIVSTYKQTKNGIKVDWPFALQISVGAVVGGLLGNGVFEKLLHLFPSGREVQLVQIVLTVFTLLFSFLYSKSIWRNFKFESGILKIGTGLLLGFLASLLGIGGGPINVALIMLLFNVPIKEATVYSIISIFFSQLSKVTTIFLTVDLSRYDLTILYYVIPAAIIGGFVGSYISKQVTDKKVNQVYQVVIILVLLINIYNGWSVF, encoded by the coding sequence GTGATTGGAATCTTATATTTTATCATTATTGTTTGTGCCAATACGATAGGTGCTATCTCTGGTATGGGCGGAGGTGTTTTGATTAAGCCGATTTTTGATTTAATCAACGTTCACTCAGTTGCCGCAGTTTCCTTTTATTCAAGTGTAGCTGTCCTTACTATGTCGATTGTCTCAACCTATAAACAAACTAAAAATGGTATCAAGGTTGACTGGCCTTTTGCCCTTCAAATATCGGTTGGTGCCGTTGTTGGAGGTTTACTTGGAAATGGTGTTTTTGAAAAGTTACTTCATTTATTTCCATCTGGACGAGAGGTTCAATTGGTTCAAATTGTGTTAACGGTATTCACGTTGCTCTTTTCATTTTTATATAGTAAAAGTATTTGGCGTAACTTTAAATTTGAATCAGGGATATTAAAAATTGGAACGGGTTTGTTACTAGGTTTTTTAGCCAGTCTATTAGGTATCGGTGGTGGACCAATTAATGTGGCTCTGATTATGTTGCTTTTTAATGTGCCAATCAAAGAAGCCACCGTGTATTCAATTATTAGTATCTTTTTCTCTCAATTATCAAAAGTGACGACCATTTTTCTAACAGTTGATCTAAGTCGCTATGATTTAACGATTCTTTACTATGTGATTCCAGCAGCAATCATTGGTGGTTTTGTAGGGTCTTATATTAGTAAGCAAGTGACAGATAAA